The genomic interval AAACTTTGAGCACTCCATATTTATCTTGAAAAGAAACttctttgtaattatttttgattgcCTATGAAGAAATGGATGTAACCCTATGCATGACATGCATGAGAGTCACGTGAGAAGAACCCACACCATCCATCACCACGTCAGACCTCAACCTAAGGACCTTCGAATTAGCCACAACACTCACCCCGATAACACCATCCTCCTTTTAGCCCCTAAATCAACATATGCCAGTCTAGTTTTTGATGCAAAATGAGTGTTAGAATTCCCACTGCCAGGTAATAAATAACCGTTATCAATGGGTCTACTCAAAGTGTGAACATTAGCACTATTTTTAGAAACAGAATCAACACCTCTCCCATTACAAGGCAAGTATAAATTTGTGGTTTccaaaatagaagaagaaattATTATCAATAACAACAACCACACTTGACACGGGATGCCAGTTAACTGTATCACCAACCATGACACACTTTCCTTTTGTAGAATTTGACACCGGAGATGGCTTGAATCCCGACGCACCACCGCCAGCAACCCTACCCCTGGTCGAGAGACAACTGTCGGGCTAGCTCGACTTCCCCACATGCACCACATCACCAGACGAAGACACCCAAAAATCGCATCCACGAGACTTTTTAGAAATTGGGCCAGTTATCTTTTCGGGATACAGAACCCGAATCCAAACCCCATATTTCAATTGATCTTTGCTGCCAATAGACTTCGAGTTCAATAGGCAGTTCTTGATCGGGTGGCCTAAGATtccacaaaaataacataaatccGAGAGTCTATTATACTGAATTGACTTATGAATCAAAGACTTATTTAGCGCCAAACAATGTGTAATCACACGTGCTAGAGGTTTCCGAATATCAACACTCACGCGAACCTTCATGAACTCACCATGGCACATTCCATTCGGACCACATAACACCTCTAACACCTCACCAATCGTCTTTCCCAACTAAAAACCCCACGACTTATTCATACAACACACTGTCACCTTATGAATTAGATCCAAAATGGAGCAAAATAAAAGGCCATCTCAGTCGGATCCAGTACGTCATCAGGTTCTTTAAGCGTAAGTAGGCAATGCTCAAAGACCTAAGGACCACCCTCAAGTACCCGCTTACGATCCATAATTTGAATCAAATCAAAGCGAAACAAATGCATTCTTTCCCCATGCTTTAACCGTAAAGGACCCCTAGATTCTCCAAAAAGCAATTCACAACATAGATCAAATCATTATGATCGATAGAACGCGTCTACCACATCATAATCATCATCGACCTCATGCCATCGTATTATAAAACGCTACAAGATCGTTGTCGTTCATGGTGCCCATAACACCGCTGTCTCAACCAACCAAAAATCGGAGacataaaaatgaaaagaaacaaCACAAGAGATAGAAACGGGACACGACCACAAACCCTAGTCTAGTCCATAGTTTTTAATTggttattagtatttttttaaaaataatttgttattatttgtatatatttttgttttagaatgaataatatatattttattgaatatgttGAGTCACCACAAATCACATGGTAGCTAGGCCTATGGTGTATTGACACACAATGGGTGGGAGTCTTTCCACTCAtgctataaataaaaataatgttaaaaaaatagagagacccGTCAACTGGCCAAGGCCAAACCCAAAACCAACCCAATCCAATCCATCTCGTTATCGCAAACCcttgtttcctttttcttctctCTGACTTCGATTGAGTGCTCTCTCTCTCGCGACTCTTCTCCATCGAAACGGCGCTCGCCGCCTCTACTCTCTCCGGTAAGCGCTATCAATAACACTCTCTCTACAGTTCTATCTCGCATGGCAACCCCAGAATTGTCCATCGGTTTCTAGGAATTCTCTCGTCGTTGTTCTGTTTCCCCATTTCTAGGTTTTcggtttctttcttcttctttaatttgaTCGGGGAGCTTCTGAAGCTGCGTGTTACTTTTTCTTGCGGTCTAGTCTGTATTATTTGATGTTTTTTGCTTTATTTTTTCATCTTGTACTGATTTGGATCTGAGATTTTTGGATTCGTGCTGctatattttttgatttaaaattggggatttttttttcttttcttgtggGTTTCTAAttggggtttagggtttgaGCTTGGTGTTTTACCTATCGAATTTCGTTGCGGATTGGATTTTTCTGCATATTTGGAACTTTGAAATTTAGTTATATATTCATGGCGGCCGGCAGACATGGAGGTTATCGCGACAACGAGTTTAGAGAACGGGAGTCGAATTTTGAATTGTCCAGGCGGGATTTCACTACTGCTAAGGAAGATTATGAGCGCATTAGAAATGGTAGCCGTGATAATGAAAGGGGTAGAGTTCGGGATGCAAGGGATAAGATTAGGGCTAGGCAGAAAGATGGTAAAGAGAGGGAAGGAGTAAATGGTGAGCGTCGATTATCTTCAAGCAGGAGTGATTCAGGCAGTAGTGGGGGTGTTGGTGATGGTGATGGTCGCCGGGGGCCCAAGCGATGTGGGTTCTCTGTTAAGGCTGTGGATAGAGAACCGGGTGAATTGTCAAGTGAGAGTGGGTCCGATGAGGCCATTGAATCAGAATCTCTTGTTAAAGATACTGAAGCTCTGAAGATGGAAAATGGGTCGAGGTCTTCGGTAGAGCGGAAAAGGAAGTTTTCACCTATAATATGGGATAGAGATGACAAATTAACTAATTCTACAAAAAGTAGGACGTCAACAGCAGTTCCAGCACTACCTCCTCCACCCCCCCTGCCTAAGGTATTTCGGCAGTCTGTTATTCCTGATGGAAGTGTACAAATTTCTCCAATTAAACACAGTCATAATGAGGATCTACAGTCTTCCTCACCAGTGGACCAGTTGGAAGCACCTGAGACAGATGGGTGTGCTGTGACTGAGTCACCGGATGAGCCATCTTCTATGTTGGTGAAGCAACAATTGGAAAATGATCAAGAAACAGAGCAACACGAGGATGAAGATTATGTACCCACCAGAAATATATCATCATCCAGATGGGCAGCAGGAAATAGCTCTCCTGGTGATGAAGGTGAAATTCTGGATGAGGAAGAAATaccaaaaagaagaaaaatgccTGGTCCAGAGTCATCGGGAACCAGTATACGCAATAAGTCGTTAACTCCTGAGCTTGGGGAGTTTAAGAGAGATGACTCTGAAATAGGAGGCAGGTCATCTGAATCAGATGAACGGGGTGCTCATGCTCGGTCTTCTATTGGGGATGACTACCCCGATAATGATGCAGAGAAGGGTGATTCCATGGAGGTTGACGATGAGAATCGTCAGAGTAATATTAATTATAGTCATTCTGATACAGATTCTGAGGATGATAGTGATTCTCTCGAGGCACCTGAAACCCCAGCTCCTCCTCAAAGAAGTGTAAATATGCTTCAGGGCTGCAGAAGTGTTGATGAGTTTGAGAGACTAAATAAGATAGACGAAGGCACTTATGGTGTGGTATACAGGGCCAAGGATAAGAAATCAGGGGAAGTTGTAGCTTTGAAGAAGGTAAAGATGGAGAAGGAGAGAGAAGGTTTTCCTTTGACTTCTCTTAGGGAAATTAACATTCTTCTTTCTTTCCATCATCCATCAATTGTAGATGTTAAAGAAGTGGTGGTGGGGAATAACCTAGATAGCATCTTTATGGTGATGGAGTACATGGAACATGATCTGAAGGCACTCATGGAGTCGATGAAGCAACCATTTAGTCAGAGTGAAGTTAAATGCCTTATGCTTCAATTGTTGGAAGGCATAAAGTATCTTCATGATAATTGGGTGCTTCATCGGGATCTGAAGACATCGAATTTGCTTTTGAATAATCGGGGTGAGTTGAAGATATGTGATTTTGGGTTGTCACGTCAATATGGAAGCCCGTTGAAGCCATATACTCATTTGGTCGTAACTCTTTGGTACAGGTGAGCTGCAATTGCACATATTTCTTCCGTTTTTATcccttaaatattattttatttctaaatttaAGTTCGGATAGTGGGCAAGGAGTTTGATTTCATTTCATCACATTTTTCCACTTCGGGGCTTTAGCTTTAATTGTGGATGTTTTTCCCTCTCAAagattcttttttttctttctaatctTTTCCTAAATCCTTCTCTTTGCCATGTCTTGTTAGTAAATTGTCAACTGTTCATGTTTCTCTATATTTAGTGCATTATTTTAAGAGAGGGATCTTTTTAGTAAGCTTTGTTCTGGGCCCTATAGTTTTTACAGTAGTACTTTagtttctaataatttttcCGAAAAAGATTAGCttgtttatgttttaattttattgatttttagGGCACCTGAACTTCTATTAGGAGCAAAACAATATTCAACAGCTATAGACATGTGGTCATTGGGTTGTATCATGGCTGAACTATTGTCAAAGGAACCATTATTTAATGGGAAAACTGAGTTTGATCAACTTGACAAGGTATACTTTAGTAGTAGGTGTTGGTATCATTTTCTTCCAACTTTTCACATTCTAATAATGTgatttattccctgattttatTATGATTGCAGATTTTCAGAATTCTAGGGACACCAAATGAGACAATATGGCCAGGATATTCTAAGTTGCCGGGTGTCAAGGTCAATTTTGTCAAGCATCAGTAAGTATCATTtattttctgaattttcccCCCCTTAACTGTGACACTGAGGTGTTCTTATTGTTGCTGCTGTTTTCCCAGGCTTCCAGCTTTGGGTGATTCTGACTTGGCTAACTACCCTCCATTGGTGGAACTGTGTCTTTCTCACTTCTATGTATGTCTTaatctatgatattttgttTCAGGTATAATCTGTTGCGTAAGAAATTCCCACCAACATCATTTACTGGATCTCCAGTTCTTTCTGATTCTGGATTTGACTTGTTGAACAAACTTCTGACATACGATCCTGATAGGGTAATTTACTTTGCTTATCTTTATTTGATTTGATTTCAGTGGTACTGTAGTTACTTACaggtttttaattttattgcaGCGAATTACAGCTGAAGCTGCTTTGAATCATGAGTGGTTTCGTGAAGTTCCTCTTCCCAAATCAAAAGAGTTCATGCCTACCTTTCCAGCTCAACATGCACAAGACAGGTATTTTGATACGTACCATTACCAACTTTTATTGTACAAGTTCTAGCCTGCCATCAATTTTCCTAAGCAATTCGTCTTTCATGATGTAACTAGGCGTGTGCGAAGAATAATGAAGAGTCCAGATCCTTTAGAAGAGCAGCGTAGAAAAGAGTTGCAGCAGGGGGAATTAGGAGCTGGTGGCGTGTTTGGTTAGGAGACACTGGTCACAAGGATACAAGTACTGCACATCTATTGTTTACAACTCTGACAAATTGTCTATGGTTGAGGTGAGACATGCCTAGAGAGGAAGTTGCAAAGATTGTAACTTAGAAAATCATTCGTGCTGTTTTTTAGCAGGCACTTCGAGAAGATTTGGGTGGGAGATATGTTTCTTTGACTATTCTCAATTCTCAACCAGATTGTTGCAGGTTAACTCTTTTTTAATTTCAGCTTTTGTCATCATATGAAAGTGCATCGCTGGCACTACTTCACTTGAGGGGTGTGGCATATTTGCCTTTTTAAAAAAAGGGATATTAAGTACTGCTGAATCTTGTGTATGTAACATAATTTCATTGGTACATTGTAACAATTTTATTCAGATTTGGTTTTGAATATTAGCCTCAGTTATATTAGAACATATTTAATATTCATATTGTGTTTGCAAGAGGCGGTTGATACTTGGTGTGATCTGAAGAAGTGGAGGAGACGTTCTTCGCTTTACATTGCGACGATTTTGACAGTAACAATAATACCGTGAAAGGTAATTTATTTGATGTCTGGAGTGATTTTCTGGGAACACTGGAGCATTTAATCTGGAATGCTTCTGATCAATAAGGATTAcgtttttcttttgaaataatTTGCTAGTAATATTAAAAAGGGGGTGCTAGTTTAGCTGCTGTGGAAACGAATAACATAAATTGTTCATACCTACAAAATAGCAGAGGAAAACAGTACATGAACAAGACCAAATGTGGCCAAGTCCTCACACAATTAATAGGCAGTCTGTCATTGATAAATCAAAATATTGTTTTTTCGGTTTTTATTGCAAGGTTGAATACTTGGAGGTTCTACTGTTTTTGGttataatatttttcattttcttttctaacatTTAGCTAACTGATCATTGACTTTAGGCAGGCCATGATAAATTACTTAAATAGGTCAATGGTAATGGATTAATACAGTCacaatttctttttaaaattttccttttttttaagCATTAGGTTTCCCTCCCTCTTCATTGCAATGATGTGGTATTTACCTTGATTGGAGTAGATAtgatatttgttttcttctgtgACAGCCGTGCTTCAGTTTGGTGATTCTTTTGTTAATTTAGGGATCAGTAATATTACCTCTTTGTATCCGATTGTGAGATGTTCTTTGGCTTTGTCCATTTCCATGGTCATCATcttattgataattaattttatatgttttttccCCCTTTTCCCCATCCATTCCGTTGGTGGTTGTGAGCAATTAAAGCTTTCACGCTAGCCCCAgaatttttcatgacatttgtCTGCAAATATCACTGCAGTATCAAAGCAAGCAGGTTGAGGAGGTTACCTGCACTTTTCGGAATATAGAAAACTTCAATTAGTTGTTCCTTCAGACTCACTAGAGGTACTTTACAAACTCTGGTTTGTTATAATAGGTTAATTAATATTCTTGTCCATAAATCTCTCTCTTTCCTCCTATTTCTTTCTTGTAAATATAACAATTGCAGAGTTTTTAGTTTTGTTATCTTGCAAAGAATATGACTTTGGACAATATTTCAAAAGATGAATTGTTCTTTTAGTCTCACGCTAAATGTTTTAATTGTTCATTGATAGATGTAACTGAGATGAAAAAGTTGTGGCCTTGCTTAATTTTCAGTTTATTTATTGTTAAGATAACACTATGTTGAAATGAAGAGTAAAACTAGCTTGTGTACATTTGATAATAGTGTGCTGTTTGAATACTGTAGGATTCTCGTTTCTATTCATCCATGGGTGATAGAATAATTGATTTGTATGGATTGTTGTCCTAATTACTGTGAATCTATACCAGGCAAATTGTGATAGCTTCAATCCCTTAAATTTTAATCATGATTTAGCCTTATATAGAAGACAGAAGACGGTTATCAGTTTATTTTGCTTGAACTTAAGATTGAAATTTTAATCTTTGGCGTAATAATTGTGAAAGTTGGGAGGGGGAATGATTTTGTGGTGGTgtcatgtttttctttttttgttttgttttgtagcACATTTGCTTACATTTGGTATGATTGTATTATAGGCGGCATGGCTGGAAGAATGGGTTGAATATAATGTCATACTTCCCATTCGCTTACCATGTTAGCAATGAGAAAGAAACCTATACTGGTGTGGTGGCTGTTAAAAAATTATAGAGGAACATTTGCTGTAGAGTAATATTCTTTGAAAATCATCCCACAGGTACACAATTTCTAACAAGCCCCTTCACCTTGCAGGTGAGTTGAGTTGAGTTTAGTTTATGAGTCCTTTTGTGTGCGTCAAAGATTTAACTCACTAACTTATTATAtctgtaaataaaaaagaaaaagaaagaaacttgTTATATCACCCTGTTTGTTATTGctaatcttttattattttgttagatTTTGTAAATAGTGAAACTAAATAGTACTTTTGGAATCGTTGAGATATGGGTGTGGTGTGGTGGCTTGCAGAGTTTGTATTATGTCTCGTTTAAAGGTCCAATCAATGATTGTATTAGTTAGTTGccaatttcttttattatttttttgagaaaggtcttatttatttataaaaaagtaATACGACTTAAAAAGTAATCGAGGTAACAAAATATAGCCTTTGTCATTTTCAGTACGTTGCCATTTTTAAGAGCGGGCTTCGAAGGTCTCTTACccatatttttatatagattattttttaatgtataacttttaaaagataattataattaaatattaattcatgACAATAAGTTTTAATCTAATCGATAGTAAAAGAAAAAACAGATTTTgtgtttaaatttattattcaattaatttttttaaactacatcaaaaatatgttatatttaATATCTTTCttaaactcatttttttttacttatttctTGGTTTGATAGAACCAATTAAATTATCTCAtgcgaaattaatttttttttttattttgacgtGGAATGATTTCTTTTAACTAGatagtaaaattaaacataaaaatttaaattttcttaaGTGGTGTTTGATTTGGTGGAATGGAATGGTAATTATAATGGTAATAGTAATGTAATGGAATAGGAATTGATTGCTATGTTTGATTTGTTGGGATGATTATTGGATTAGATAGTCAATTGATAAAATTATTCCTACTTTAATAAGAAAAAAGGGTAAGATAgttattttaagtaattataaTGATCATTCATGAGGTGGAGTGTAATCACTTTTCAGTGATCTAATAGTGATTATAATGGAATGTCATTGCTAGAGTTTAAAGGTAAGCCAAACACTGGAATTGTAATCCTAATTCTATTACAATGTCGATTTTAACAAACCAAACATGCCAAATTCATAGGGTGTTCATTAAATTGCTCATATTGTACGAATTGTTTGAACTATGCCACGCTACATAACAAAAAtgcaatttaaaattttttgcggTGCAGTTTTAGTTTTGAATTTAGTAATTATGGTTCAAATTGCACcacattatatattataaagttgTTAATAGGGCTAAGTATAAAAtccaaaaaattgaaaaattcgttTAAATTGACCTACCGAACACTGTTGGAACTGAAATTGACGGAATTGAAAACTGAAAAAACTGCTAACGGTTAAAACTGACATTGAACAGTCGACTTTTTTTCGATAATAAATCGACTGAACAAACGAAAATcaacctttatatatatatatatattaatttattaagtttttttttactaataatatattattattttattaaatattaaagttaaaagaataaaataatgaatttttaaataattaatttgtacttTTGTAGTTGTAAAATATAGAATAATGTGTTTATAGAATAAATTtgatcatatttttttaaaaaaaaatgttttggaTTGGTCGGTCGGTTTTCGAAGTGTACCAATCCAGACCCAAAATCGAATTCTagatttttatatagaaaaaaatcgaCCAAACCGATCGATTCTTACCCGATAACTAGTTatcaatttttataatatgatttttgttttttatgtaaaaataaatatgtgtaatatatgtatacactacattatttttgtagagatAATTCCATATAATGATTAGATGattagtatatatgttatgatGTTAAAActtttaataagattttttttttgtattgtttaaaACTTTATAGAttgattttcaaatttttattataatatttgataATGATGATAATGTAAATCGCTCAAACTGTAACACATCATATTTCTGCGGAATAGTTTTTGTGGTTTTAAGATCTCGTTGTGCGGTTGCGGtttgagaaattaaaaaaattacatatatagtttagtttgaaaaaaatattataatctgCACCACCTGCATCGCAAACACTGTTACAGTAATTCATACACATAAGTAATTTTTGATGTAAATATTTAACTttcaattgtaaataaatatgaaatttttaaaaaatttaacagtaaaaatatatgtttgtttgaattttaaaatttttgtaagTACTTAATCATTATTTGTCATGtttatgtattattattatgtgtaagtaaaaaattataaatgaaaaaaagggaaatttacactgGATAttgttttttgtcattttttttttcttttttactgttaCACGGCAATGTTtacttttatagtgtttttttttagGGGAAATTACATTGTATGCCCCTTTTAACTAaaccattttaatttttaccttcttttttttattcattcatTTATACCCACATTTATAGGTATTGTTCCCTTTATACCCTTTATTTaggttaaatgaaaaaatatattcaatTACTTCTTCTCCAGAAACACGATCACTACTCCTCGGCTCCTCTTGTGTGCGATCAACGATTTTGGCCAGTCTGTGGTGTACATCTCAGGTGTACACCAATATTCAATCACCACACTCATCTCGTAGAGGAACGGTGGCTCAACTCAGTCTGCCATGTCAATTTTTCTGGTATCCTCTCCATTGAGCCTCGACCTAGTTTATTTATGCTATCTGTAGGGTATAGGATTGAGGTTTGAAGACCCCATAGACATTTGAGTTCTTTATTATCTTACATTAATTTATTGTTAGTTTATGTTTTGAATGAAtttccattttctttttatttttggccTGTTTAGTTAGCTTGATTTGGATCTCACATAGTTGTGATGGTTCATGGTTTATTTCTAAACAAGCTAGTATAATATTTGATTGTTAGATTGttgatttatgttattttttttttctttttgagattttatttttttcattgttaTCTCATATGTTGTTCTGTTCTTGTATTATTTAATTGGAAATTGTTGCTAGTATTAGGGACCTACTAATTAGTGAAGGATGTAATATGTATTAACAATAGTTGTCTTGTCTAGGATAATTAGTGAATGGTCGATTTTGGGtgttaattgaaaattttagtTGGCTTATAAGTCTGTCACATGAGCTCTTACTAATTCCCTATCActtctctttcaaaaaaaaaaattccctaTCACTTTGATTACTTTTTATaatgattaacaacctaaagaTCCATAGTGAGTGTTCTAAGCATTCACTTTTTGGATTGTCTAAAATGATTGTTGTTATAATTACTCTATTATTGATTTTTCTTATTATGTCTTGGTAATGATAATTTCTTACAATATTTTTGATACCTGGGGCTaatttcttatttgttttaggTATTGCTAGTGAAgctaattaagtaaagaggttaaataacaaaatatatttgtGCTCATTGGTTTTTGTCATATGTCAGTTAAGGTttcttattattaaaataattagatcATTATTATTAGTTGATTCGGTATCATTCCTTTTGTTTGCAGCATGGAGAGAATAACAATTGTGGTTGTTGGGGGCCAAGATTCAGCCGAGCCTACTACCAAAGAAGAATTCAGACTAATTTTGTGAAGTGGACTTATTCTCTGTATTGTTATTGCTGATCATAATCAGGGGTTTTTAGGGGAAGGCCATGCTTTATGCTCCTTTACTTGTCTCAATTCTATCTTGCATTGTGGTGATGACATTGATTGTGGATACTCAAGTGATGGTGACTATATCTACGGCTGGGGCTGGGACGGCACTACAGTGTTTGTTCTATCCAAGTTTTGTTGTGCTCCATTTTTATGGCCATTAAGTATGATAATGAGAGAAAACTTTTTTAGCATAGAacaaatatcatgattatatgacCTTAAAGATTGATCATTATATGGTGTGGGGTTCGATAAAACAAGGATTAATGTGTAGATTCTAGCTAATTTATCTATTTATTGTACGCTTGAAAGCGATTTGGAGTTAACTAACGAAAAACCAAGTCCACTGACTCTGGTTTTCttttttgtaatatcttaagATTGGCATAATCACTCTTTTTAGCTCTACCGAAAATTTTGAGATCCATATTGGCATGTTGAATTAACTTGATCATCTTGACtgataaaaacataaaatatgtgTATTGAAAGTCAATTAGTAAAAATATTTGACATTTTTTTAGCTCTACACAAATAATTAAACCATACGCTGGTAATTATCTACATGTCTGTAAGCTTTAATTAATTATCCTTGTAATACTTTCTTAGAAAACTCCAAGAGCTTTGTACACAAAATTTTGTGCACATCAATTGTGCTTGTCCATAAAATTGTACACAATTGGTTGAAACTTCAATAGAAACAAATACGAACTTATGCTAAAATGAGTgctaaaaacatatataattaatgtgTATAATTGGAAAATAGTAAACCAAACCAAAGAGAATCAACATATTTCACTAAATAAATCAAGGATCATAATATACTACTAAACTTGTCCCTTTACATTTGTTGTCTCTAGAATATTTTATTACCAATTATCATTAGATTTATTATACAAGCAACTTATTCATAATTCTGTAGTTTTACAATTGTAGTCATCTCTCTTATTGGCTGACCATATTTTAGTATTATAAATTTGTatgtatttgattttatttaggtaAACACATTACCTTAAATTAAGGTAAATGACATGTCTTATTAAGCAAATTTTCTAACAAGGTAAACAACACGTCTTATTTAGGTAAACATTATGCTTCAAATAAAGTAAATCAAAACATATTTTATCATTATTAAGGCTTTATTAGATAAATTTCGtgtcttaattaaagtttaaacacaatttattattaaataggtAAACGATACATCTTATTAAGTAAATTTTATGCCTTGAATAAAGTAAACAACATCTTATTGTGTAAATATCGTGCCTCAAATATTGTAAACCAATTTATAATTAGGCAAATTTGTGCCataaataagataaattaaaatataatttatcattaaaaatgtAAATTGCTACTATAAAATATGGTAAACGACACCTTATTAGGCAAGTTTCCTACCTTAAATAAAGtaaattacacaatttattt from Cannabis sativa cultivar Pink pepper isolate KNU-18-1 chromosome 4, ASM2916894v1, whole genome shotgun sequence carries:
- the LOC115713963 gene encoding cyclin-dependent kinase G-2 isoform X2, encoding MAAGRHGGYRDNEFRERESNFELSRRDFTTAKEDYERIRNGSRDNERGRVRDARDKIRARQKDGKEREGVNGERRLSSSRSDSGSSGGVGDGDGRRGPKRCGFSVKAVDREPGELSSESGSDEAIESESLVKDTEALKMENGSRSSVERKRKFSPIIWDRDDKLTNSTKSRTSTAVPALPPPPPLPKVFRQSVIPDGSVQISPIKHSHNEDLQSSSPVDQLEAPETDGCAVTESPDEPSSMLVKQQLENDQETEQHEDEDYVPTRNISSSRWAAGNSSPGDEGEILDEEEIPKRRKMPGPESSGTSIRNKSLTPELGEFKRDDSEIGGRSSESDERGAHARSSIGDDYPDNDAEKGDSMEVDDENRQSNINYSHSDTDSEDDSDSLEAPETPAPPQRSVNMLQGCRSVDEFERLNKIDEGTYGVVYRAKDKKSGEVVALKKVKMEKEREGFPLTSLREINILLSFHHPSIVDVKEVVVGNNLDSIFMVMEYMEHDLKALMESMKQPFSQSEVKCLMLQLLEGIKYLHDNWVLHRDLKTSNLLLNNRGELKICDFGLSRQYGSPLKPYTHLVVTLWYRAPELLLGAKQYSTAIDMWSLGCIMAELLSKEPLFNGKTEFDQLDKIFRILGTPNETIWPGYSKLPGVKVNFVKHQLPALGIICCVRNSHQHHLLDLQFFLILDLTC
- the LOC115713963 gene encoding cyclin-dependent kinase G-2 isoform X1 — protein: MAAGRHGGYRDNEFRERESNFELSRRDFTTAKEDYERIRNGSRDNERGRVRDARDKIRARQKDGKEREGVNGERRLSSSRSDSGSSGGVGDGDGRRGPKRCGFSVKAVDREPGELSSESGSDEAIESESLVKDTEALKMENGSRSSVERKRKFSPIIWDRDDKLTNSTKSRTSTAVPALPPPPPLPKVFRQSVIPDGSVQISPIKHSHNEDLQSSSPVDQLEAPETDGCAVTESPDEPSSMLVKQQLENDQETEQHEDEDYVPTRNISSSRWAAGNSSPGDEGEILDEEEIPKRRKMPGPESSGTSIRNKSLTPELGEFKRDDSEIGGRSSESDERGAHARSSIGDDYPDNDAEKGDSMEVDDENRQSNINYSHSDTDSEDDSDSLEAPETPAPPQRSVNMLQGCRSVDEFERLNKIDEGTYGVVYRAKDKKSGEVVALKKVKMEKEREGFPLTSLREINILLSFHHPSIVDVKEVVVGNNLDSIFMVMEYMEHDLKALMESMKQPFSQSEVKCLMLQLLEGIKYLHDNWVLHRDLKTSNLLLNNRGELKICDFGLSRQYGSPLKPYTHLVVTLWYRAPELLLGAKQYSTAIDMWSLGCIMAELLSKEPLFNGKTEFDQLDKIFRILGTPNETIWPGYSKLPGVKVNFVKHQYNLLRKKFPPTSFTGSPVLSDSGFDLLNKLLTYDPDRRITAEAALNHEWFREVPLPKSKEFMPTFPAQHAQDRRVRRIMKSPDPLEEQRRKELQQGELGAGGVFG